Genomic window (Enoplosus armatus isolate fEnoArm2 chromosome 22, fEnoArm2.hap1, whole genome shotgun sequence):
CTGCCACTCACTTCTGACCTTCTGAGCCTCTGCATCCACTCTACAGGCTACATATCCCCTATGGTTGACTTAACCTTAGAATCCATGTTCCTGCTGGCTTTCTTTGACTTCCTGATGTGCTCCAAATTTGCCTATAAGCCTTCCCTTCATCCCAGACTATCTGACAGCACTATCCACACTTCCCACTCTCTCATATTCACGCTCCAAAGGAGTAAAACAGATCAGCTGGGAGTTTCTTTCCCCATCTACATTTTCCGCCTCAACTCCTATCTCAGCCCATACAAACTGCTGACCAAATACATCAGCTCCAGGTATGCCGCCCAGGCATCACCACAACACCCTCTTTTTCTTACAGAATTGGGTAAAATGGCCACTCAATTCTGGTTCCAGAAGCATTTACACAAGGTCCTCCACATTTCAGGCATATCGTCAGAACACTATTCAAGACATTTCCTCCGCATTGGCGCAGCATCCACAGCTGCCAGACTGGGCATCTCAGATCAAACCATCCAGGTTCTTGGCCACTGGTCATCTCAGGCATATCACTCCTACATACATAACAATCTTAACGATCTCCATCAAGCTCATACTCAACCCGGCTCAACTTAATCTGACTCTGTTTTCGGGGGGTCTGTAATCAGCTCGGGTGGAAACACACCGAGACGGAACCCCCACACTGAGTCTCCCACCGCCCCGGTCTTCACTACGACCTCCCAGACCAGCCTAACAGACGACATCCTTCTTcaacctccacccctcccctttacattcattcatctgtttctgaCATCCAATACCAGAATTTTCATTAAACCTGTAAATAACATATTGTTATGGTGTGATCCTTGCTAGTGAAATGaagttaactagttaacttAGGTTTGGGAGCAGGGCCACACCTCAACCACACCTCTAATAACCTGTCAAGCCTACTTATACCTGGCAAACCATCCAGCGCTGTTTATCTCAGATTTCTCGACCCACCCTCCCTTTCCTGATCCCTCCCATCCCtacctcatccctccctctgctcatcCCTTCCcacatcccttcatcctctcttccatcctcccctcATTCCTTCCCATTCAATCCGATGTACACTTCTCTCACATCTCATTCTAGGTACCATCTGGGGGTCTGTAATCAGCTTGGGTGGAAACACACCGAGATGGAACCCCCACACTGAGTCTCCCTCCGTCGCGGTCTTCACTACAACCTCCCAGACCAGCCTAACAGATGACATCCTTCTTCaaactccacccctcccctttacattcattcatctgtCTCTGACATCCAATACCAGAATTTTCATTAAACCTGTAAATGACATATTGTTGTGGTGTGGTCCTTGCTAGTGAAATGTCatataaaatagtaaacaacTTATGTAGacaatgtgattttacaacttttactgttaaaaaagacaaaacttgATGATTggtgtcctggaggtgaagactacctatactttagctctggaggagctcactggacccgttaaaaccaccaacgatccaaatctttgtcaaaacttgccaTTTCAGCATGTAGGCTGCTAGCTCAGaggttgttggtgttgtttcaCATAGTGAcggggactttgaaaacagttaCGCGCagttagcggaaggggaggagaatggtgACTGACATAGTCGCCAGACTTACATCTAAGAAGTCGCGGTCTGATACCTGGACCTGTAACACCTGGTTCCCATAGGTTGAGACAATGGAGGCAGGGCTGGAGCTCTGGATGATGAAACCTTTAAAGGTGGTTCTGTTGAAGACCGGAGGGAACATGTTCTCACTGAGAACTCTGATCAGAACTGACGCCACGCTGTATTTCAGCCGGTCGTCCACCTGACACACCTacgtggaggagggggggcaggtggGTACAAGGACAGGTAGATTAGACTCTTATTTCTCTAGTGATTGTTATAAATAGAACAGTAAACAAGAAATAGTGTGGTTACCATGACACTGAGTGTGAAGTTAGCTGTCAATCGTAGGCCATCTGCTCTGGTTAACCTGATCTCACCTGTCCTGTTGTTGATCACAAACCTGTCCTTATCACCAcctgctgacacacaaacacacctgtacacacctGTAGACACAGCCTAAATGTCTTTAACATCAATATGAGACATTATTTACACttaacaaatcacatttttataaaaacCTGTCTAAAAACCTGTCAACCTGTCTTTACTTTTGTTCTTACTGTCTAACACTGGATCATATGTTTTAGAGTTTGTTTGAATCTGATGAATCAGTTTGTAGATTTGTTGTAAAGATGCTACCCAATTGAGGTCCTGTCTTACATCTAAGGTTTCCTCTGTTCAGTCTGACAGTGTACCACCTCATAACTACAGTTTTGTTGTAATTCAACACCTGCAGCTCCCACAAGTGTCCTGGATGTATACAGAAGGTTGTGTGCTAGGGGCTTACAGAGGTTACATAGCTACACCACAGCTGACACCTGCTAGTGTTTTCTCCAGTCATtggaggtggagctgctgaGGGTGCAACAGTACCTCCAGGTGGTATAAATTATTGAGAGCAGTGTGAGCTTTCCAAATGGTTTCCAACAAAATTCTGTTGCGAGAGCTGAGGTGTAACCAGAACTTTGGTTTCAGAAGTAAGAATACTTAAAAATCACTGCTGTCTGGGACAAAcactttcaaaaacatttttcccctCTGCAATATGGACCTTGAACTTGACTCCTTAGccatttattttgtgcattgTGATAGCTTTGGTTCTTTGTCAGTGCAACGATGTTGATGGAACTGTGCTGTTATACAGTATTAAGAACCAGCATAGAGGGTAGGACTgtcacagtctgtctctctgtccctcttccCCAGGCCCCTTCATTGCCATTTTCCATCCGTCCACCAGCCCAGCTCCATTCAGTTCCCTCCAGTTCGTCAATGTTGCCTTGTACCTAATGCTTTTAAGCCAGAACAGGAACCTGACCCCGTACTCGTACCTGaatctgcctgtctgcctgcataCCTGCCTGCCTCTGCCTGTTACcctgtacctgtctgtctcacctgcctGCATACCTGGGTCCTATTCTTTCACTGACACTCACCAGccatgacatgcaacaaaggtccagggctgaaatcaaactgaacaCAGAACATATTTGATGATCTATCAAATCCATTTCCTCTGCAAACCGTCTGCTCACTGTCACAAAAGTGATGAAAAGACTGTAAGTTTGTGGTCTGTAATAATGTAAGTCTGTAACGTCTAATTATGGCACGTCTACATGTAAACATTGCTGTCTCCACACTGATAATGAAGTTAAACTCTGACCTGACAGGATGGTGTAAATCAGGGAAGTGTTGattcctctgtctccatcctctgctctgattggacCAGGAGAAAACTCCAGAACCACAtcctgaacagaaaacagtACACGTTATACACACCTATACATACGAAGTACTGAATCATGGATATCAAACAACGGTAAAGATCCATCCTTAGATCCTCTTAACTTTTTGATTTGACCTGCACCTGCATGTCAGCTCATCTCACCAATATATCATCCTCATCCTGCTGCCTCttctgtctgcatttgggtccacTTCCCATCTAAGATCAGGTTCCAGGTGTTTCTCTGTTATGATTGTGTTTACCTACTGTTTTAGGTGTTTacctgctgtttctgtgtgatgtTGGTGGTGTAGGTGGGGTTCATGCAGACAGGAACACCTGGAGAGACAGGTGTACATGGCAGGAAGTGAGGATATTGGTCGTCTCCATCCTCGATATTCACCGTAAGAAGAGCAGACGTGTTGAACTTCTCCACAGTGTTCGCTTCCTGTTTCATAACATCATCATACAAAACATCAGGCCAAAATTATTTTTCTAGaaagtagtagtaatagtagtttctttatgtaatatatatggATCCAAACAGAACCCTGttgattttcctgtttttgatTATCATTTTTCTGTCAGCTGTTCTGCAGACTAAACCTGTCTAAGTGTAAAGTTAAAATTTGCAGGTTATGTATTAAGGGTGAGGATCTGgtcaaatgccaaaaatgttGCATTTCTACCACAAGGGGACACTATAATAAAAGTGAGTCAGTGCTCTTTTGGTTCTGAGTTGAGTTGGGTGTTTGGACTCTGATATATCTGCTTGCAGGTCTAGTtgattcagttttttatttagtttctgtttacttttcagagatatttcatttttttctgattatttcAGCTTGACCTAAGAACAGTGTTACAGGTATATGATCATTATAATATTTGTACcatgataaaaaaaagccttgtcgtagttttttaaattttgggTCAAACATGCACATCTACCTTGTGACTGTGAGTATGTCAAAAAGTAGACAGATACAGATTACAGGTGAATAATATCTGGGTTTAGATGAGAAGCTGCAGGTGAGTTCTCTcattgttattaattattataaagTGTGTTACCTGGGCCCAGATGATCACCTGCAGGTGAGTTCTGGTTTCATAGTCCAGAGGTTTGTTCAGAACTATGTTCCCACTGTTCGGTAGATCGATCCTGAAGAACCAAGCGTCATACTGCAGGTAACAGGTTGCAAGAAACAGGTGACACAAGGTTCGCAAAGACATATACAGGACATGGACAGAAGTATGTGGATAGGCATGTGCTCCATCTTACAGATGATTGATCGATGATGTAGCTGATCATGTCTCCATCTGCATCGCCTGCCTTCACAGTGAAAACCACAGAGTTCACTGCTGtcagctgcagacacagaaacagactttattatatatatttgtaaccCTATCTTTCAGGTGTCTTTCAGGTAACCCTATCTTTCAGGTGGCCCTGTCCTCGGGGCAGTGAGGACAGACAGGGTACAGGACTCCAAGTGGTGCTTGAGGCAGAGAAAACTTCACATTTATAGGATTGtggaacacaaaacaaaaactcaatCAGTTTCCTAACcctacaaaatgaaataaattgattaatctgccacaGCACAACTTTTACCCTGTTCAGTCGAGCTAGCTCGCCCATACCACACGATTAGTATAAACATCATTTCAGCATTAAATTTACAGAAATGGTTCCATCcttcacatatacacactgagacagacagtgatCTTTAcggttgagtgtgtgttttcagtggtaCAGTCCTTGAGAACCCTCCTTACCTCGaggaacataaaacaaaaacaaacctacaGTGCAGGATTATTTCAATACTTTATAACCATGTTATGACCATAGTTTTGTGCTGCTCttcattttgtgcatgtttgtgttaatCCTTTGTGTTTTACCTCACTGATGGTGAATGGTTGAATCGTCTCCTCCAGGAAGTTTGgtctgttgtcattttcattcacaatCTCAACCAGAATCCTGTACTgactctgacaaaacaaacagatcttTATTTACTGCTGAGGAAACATTTATTATCTTCTGTTGGCAATGTTAGACAGGTAACCTACCTGTATGACATCATCCTCATAACAGGTCAGCTCTGCTATCAGCACTGATCCCTGAAcctgagagacaaacacatgtCTGAGTGAAGTATTAACTGCAGATTATCCAGGTGAGATGTGTAAACTACAAGTATAGTTGCAGGTGAGATGTGTTTAATCTAGAGGTATAGTTGCAGGTGAGATGTGTTTAAACTACAGGTGTGGTTGCAGGTACGATGTGTTTAAACTACAGGTGTGGTTGCAGGTACGATGTGTTAAACTACAGGTGTGGTTGCAGGTGAGATGTGTTTAAAAGACAAAGATCCAGGTGTACCTCTCGGTCGAGGATTCTGGACACGGAGGTGTTCAGTCTGATGGTTCGACCCTCCAAGTAGAACCAGTGGGCGTTGTCTCCAGTCAAACAGAGTCGGATGGTGTTAGCTCCTGGTTCTCCAGTAATACTGAGGTTAGAGATGAACTGACCCATCGGACTGTTCTCTCTGACTGATGCAAAGATGTCCGACCCCCCCAGACACAGACTGGCTGAGGATGAAACACAGGATGAACTAGCgctcaaaccttttttttgttactgaCTGCAGCACTGAGTATCAGTAGTGATTGTGAGTCTTGTTGTTCTTTGATCAGATAGATTCTGATTTAAATAATCATTTCAACAGttaagacaacatttaacatataacattCATGATTTGTACTCTTTTGATTTGTAATCTGTACCTAACCAATCATTAGTGACTGACTCATGTTCAGTGGACATAGAGGTTGTGGTAGAGGTTGTTAGCAGCTTAACGTTTGTCATGTTGATTGATTTTAGTAAGTCAACTCAAAACAACCTGGAAAGAGTTGAGAAAGACGAAGATTCATGGAAAGCTTTAAAAGATCGATGTTGATTTGCAAGAAACATGTGAAAGTTACAGTTAAATAAATCGTAAATGATCTGTCCTTTGTTGTTAAGAACCACAGTCCTGGGTCTTTGTGTTCTTACCTGTAACAACATGGTAAGATAACCTGAGAGCGACCTGCCagagcagcagcctgcagggTCTCAACAtcttcctccaccttctccactTTGACACCTCCCCCTGAAGAACAGACCAGCGATCAGTTTCACCAGCTGACCAGATTCAGTGTCAAAAATAGAGAGACAACTTTGCTGTTATTATCTTTATACCACTAGTGGGTAAAACTGTGAGGTTTGACCTGGGGATGGTGGCAGGGGTCATGTTACAGTAACTGTCTGAAGCTGGATTGTTACCACAGCTCTactaaaaatacactgaattttacaaaatgaaaagcttCCTGTTGGATGTGTGGCACCAAACTCCCGgactgttgtcatggtgacgtCAGgtgcacaaacaacacaagttATCTGATTAAGATTTTAGAGAGATCTGTGAACGATATGTTTGCTTATTGTAGTAATGATGATGGACAGAGTCTTCAGATCAATATCACTGTAAATTATATTACAGATAAATATCATTATAGATAAAATACCACACAGTGTCACACTTTAACTCTCTTCACTTCTCATTTCATTCCTTTCACATTTATCTTCACATTTTGATGATTGAAGCActtattgaaatattttgatgtGTAATGTTCATGTCGGGAAGGAAACAGATGTTTGCTGTAGTGCtgttgattaactgattaataaTAAATCACTGATAATCCATTAATggtttcagacatttttaaagttaaacCTCCTTCTTATCACTTCTGAAATGTCTcagatgttctgtttttctgttttatttcacagtaaactcaatctctttgggtttttgacaaaacaagacaaattaAGACATTAAGTTGGACATTTGGACATTAAACTGAACAattatcaataaataattgAGTTACAGTTCTAGTTTGTTGTCCTCCAGTAGTAACATGTAGATGTCAAAGAGAACTGACTTCAGAGCAGATTACAGGTAACAACCAAACAAATAATGAGTCATGATTTGTTCATCAGGACGTGACCAAACTGAAAAAGAggccagaaaaacaaaccactCATTTTAATAATGTTAGAAGACCACAAGGTCAGCTGGGTGAAACACTGCACTGTGGGATGTCATTTAATTGTGATTATAatcattataaaatatgaagctgaGATATTAAGAGCCACCATCTATTTCCTGTTGTCCATCCTGAAGACGATTCCctcatctgtttctcttcctgagATTTCCAACTTTTCTCCCATTCAAgagtttttctttaatttcGAATCAAGGGGTGGACAGGGTCTTTACCACCTGTACAGACCTCTGAGGCAAATTCAGATGTTTGATTTTcagctatataaataaaatggacttgtCTAAACTTTCCAGTCACAGCTGCTGACTGTTACTTGGCAGGCTTATGCCATTGTTTTTCAGTGGACAGAGGTTCAAATCAGCACttacataaaaatacagcaCTGCAAAAGTccaaaggacaaagaaaaaagtttaaatgaaaagcacagtacagtacactgtaaaatattataCACTGTATAACACTGATTACTGAATAATTTGGCAAATAAATGGATACATAAATGAATGACTTTGCGTTAGTAGAACTCAGTTCTCAAGTTATTTCACACACTGgtttcacattttaacattttcagttgATGTCAGAACATTTTAACTGAATCaacaggattattattattattattattattattactgacacATGATAATTCACTTGTTTActgacatgaacatgaacacatagATGTAGCcactcacctctctgtctctcgctctctctctctctctcctgttggTCTACAGGCAGTCAGAGTCCCTTGCCCTCGGTCTGTTCAGGCCTCCTGGTCTCAGCTTCATGTTTTCAGCAGTAACATCTCACTTTATTGTTCAACTTTATCcctgagagagaacagaggccggtctgtgtctgtgttactgtgtgtgtgttactgtgttactgtgtgtgtgtgtgtgtgtgtgtgtgtgtgtgtgtgtgtgtcactatgtgtgtgtgttagtgtgtgagaGCATTAGCAGAGGGCTTACAG
Coding sequences:
- the cdhr5-rs gene encoding protocadherin-15, with the protein product MTPATIPRSNLTVLPTSGGGVKVEKVEEDVETLQAAALAASLCLGGSDIFASVRENSPMGQFISNLSITGEPGANTIRLCLTGDNAHWFYLEGRTIRLNTSVSRILDREVQGSVLIAELTCYEDDVIQSQYRILVEIVNENDNRPNFLEETIQPFTISELTAVNSVVFTVKAGDADGDMISYIIDQSSYDAWFFRIDLPNSGNIVLNKPLDYETRTHLQVIIWAQEANTVEKFNTSALLTVNIEDGDDQYPHFLPCTPVSPGVPVCMNPTYTTNITQKQQDVVLEFSPGPIRAEDGDRGINTSLIYTILSGGDKDRFVINNRTGEIRLTRADGLRLTANFTLSVMVCQVDDRLKYSVASVLIRVLSENMFPPVFNRTTFKGFIIQSSSPASIVSTYGNQVLQVQVSDRDFLDGMNPNIHYSLHPPSGLYQITQGGVLIARTDQLHAFDRHILQVTNVRFSYSDSPTILIILHFSTTFNTINHAILLKRPNPEMKNQEKKFQPQWTLKSCTEDNQCLFTDINSVLSVVPHGAFTEQQLFGDVDSRLAGGIAAMILLLFLSSVLFLLLRTVKRRRRQSNADEHPGVALGKHPNVSLLWFQMVSLKLLFSNVMLRFSVDFL